The DNA sequence CTTGTAGGCTACTAAATTAATCACAGCCAAATCGTGGAATTTAGCCTAGTTAGCCGCTCAGTCATCTCGctgataaaaacacaaaacacgtGTTATCGGAagtctctcttcttccctccccATGTCTTCTCGCCGTGTACAAGTTTCCTGAGTCGGGCCTGCCTGCCAAATTATCCTCGCCTCGGGGCGGTGTAAATCCCAGCCCCACTGCGGTTTGCTTTTCCCACAGAGATAGGGAACGGGAAGCGAATGACTGAGTCTCAAACTCCGGGGAAGTCCGGAGCAAGATGGTACTCATCACCGAGCCGTCGACGAGCTTTTTGACTCCACAAACTACGCCAGAAGAAGTCAAGTCGATTAAATTCGCCAAGAAAGACGTAAAAACGACACAGTCGAAGTAAGTTTTAATGATAAACTAGCTGATATTCGTTAGCTGTTAGCTGACCGTTGACGAAGGCCCAAGCAGTTACTTTTTACGTGGCTAGCTTGCAAAGCATTGGTTTTgttgttcttattattttttaaacagctaTTTTCTTATAGTAATGTTTGTGACGTTATATGGCTACTTCGCGTTTCTGCCTCGCTGATTTTTTCCCCGGGGCGCACAAGCAGACGTTCTGTGCGTTTTATGCACTGTAGGCTAATTTAatgatgtgtattttttaaactatgagGTGTTTAAACTTGTCTGCAAGTGAGCTAGTTAATGTCTTAATACGATTTATCTGAACAAGGAGCTTTATGTTTAGTTTGTCATATTTGGCGTGcataaatgaaatacaatttataatttctttgagattgtttatttgttttaaacaagATATTCGTTTGGCTTTACATGTGTAATGTGTTAGTTATATGACGTACCGTAGACACTTTGAAGTCCGTGACCTAGGCTACGTGATCAACTTAAGAGTTGATACTCAGAAGTTGATCACGTATTCTATACCAGCTGTTTGGATGGTTTgctaaatgaaatattacaaatgaaaactaaGTATGGTTGGTACCGATTAGCCTAGAAGGTTTACTAATGCAGCTGGCTTGCAAATAAGTTTGCCTCATACTCTCCAAGTCCAGTTATCTTATCAACGTCACCTTGTCGTGCATTTAGGCTACAGCACTGAGTTAGGTAGGCTAGTTCTTGTATGCTTAACACACATTAACAACCGGGATTCTGGGCTCTGAAAAATAAgtcaagcagaaaaaaacaaatataactgCAAGGTGTGGACAGTGTTTTTGTGTCATCGCATTCTGCGTCCCAAATGGACGTGAGCTTTTGCGAGTGTTAAGACACTCGAGTTAGCTTCTTATACCGTTTCAACAAGACTCAAGAAAATCTTGCGTCTGTCCCATAACTCATCGTCAACCTATACAATAGGTTTGTCATTGCCATGTCCTGCAAGGCATTGTGTCAAATGCGTCCAATTCATTGCCATCGTCACCTCTTTGacaattgtttgttttaatcagGGGTCTGCAGCCCACGTCCTGGATAGCCGCGGGGTGTTCTGATTTCCACTATTAGGCCTGCTCATCACTTAATTGGCCATACTGAAGCTGTTAGTGACACAAATAGGTCACCTGTTTTTTTGGGTCTGAAATGGTTGCTAATGTTAaggcgagaaaaaaaaatcagcctgcTCGTGTGGCTCTCCAGCACCTGGGTTGCAGTAGACACCTGCTTTTAACCGAGGCCTTGCTCGTGGTTTCTTACGCACGTCTCCAGTTCTGATCCAGAGAATGGCGGAGAGGATCGAGCTAAGAGAAACGGGAAACCGGGTACCGACCCGCTGCCAGCGCCGGACACCGAATCGGATGCTCCGGAGGTTCGGAGGAAGCCGTCACTTAAGAGGTGAGACGCTGCCGCGGGCTACCTGTAGGCGTGGACGGAGCCAGCGCGCTTATAGTGGTGCCGTCCACAGGTGAATTTCTAGGAAATTAACTGACTCTGGGATTGCGTGATACCCGTTCAAAATCCAAGCATGACATTCCCCTGTGTGTGGCTTTTTGATCCTACAGAGGTTCAAAAAGCTAAGAGCCGTGAGCGTGCTCTGCCCAGAGCTACAGTACGTGTAGGCCTGTTCAAACAAAGCCTCAATGTTTGTGCTGAACCGTTTGTCTAACTATGCTATGGGAAAGCAGGCCTGGACACCTGGTCTCCTGACAATGGTCTTAACAATGACTCTTTAGACTGCTCATCTCAGGTACAGTCCTTCATTAGTAGTCTTTTGGGGATATTAAATGAAAGCCTATAGGTCATAAGGTGTAGTTCTCCTATACATTACAgaatgacttacacaacatttatattgcatccatttatacagctggatttatactgaagcaatccaggttaggtaccttgctcaagggtacagcggcagtgtctaacccgggaatcgaacctgtgacctttaggttacaagaccagttcctttccctttatactacactgccacccccctATACATACAATGCACACATGTGCCTGGGGTGGGAGTGCAGTACAAGGTTGTATATATAAACGTTACTCATGAGCTTATGGAGTTCGACATAAAACCATTTCTCTGTTTTGTGTAATTATGGCTCCTGCGACTTTGTCTGTTGTTAGTGTTTGCGTGTATAGGTTAATCTATAACTTACccgttctgttttctttctgttgaaATCAGTTTGGTGGAGGTCACGCGATGTattgtcttgttttttattttctgtgtttacacTCCAGCACTTAGAGTATTTGAACAGGCCATAGAGAATATGGCCTATGGGGAGGTCGCACGTAACACCTGTCAGGCACATGCACCTGTGGACTTCTGCGCTAGCCTTTTTAACTGGGCGAATGAACGGTGCACACTTACTGTTCCGATGAAGGCCTGCAGGCCAAAGCTTTAACTCTGTGCTGtattaaagctttatttttgGCATTCGGAAGCCTAGAATGAAGGTGAGATACTGAaggctctcttatacctgcactgagGAAGCAAcggaacacacctgactaatcagaaacaacTGTGAAGCCATTGGTCCCAAAATTTTATGGTGTCCTGAAGTGGGGGTActaagtgctgtaatttctacatggtgaaaccaaaatgtatttaaaaaaaacaccctttaataaaagctgagtatctgcactttaaccacacgtgaatttttttttttacgaattACAAATCTAGAACTGTGGAGTAGAGAGCCATATCAAGGAAAACGTATTGTCTTTTAAATGCGTTACTGGAGCAGGTGTTCTTTCACATGCGATATTTACTAATGGACGGCAGGCTTTGTTTGTTGAACATGGTCTCGGGGTTTTTATCTGCACAGTGAGTAATGTTGATTTCCCGTCTCCGAATGGCTGCACCTGCGGGAGCCAAAATAAGAGGCGGCTATTTAAAGGCCTGTTTTAACGGCCTCTAGTCCGCCGCGTGATTCGGGCCGTGTTTACGTTGCGGTCCCGCTGTTTGGATTCTGGGGCTCGGCCCAACCGACTTTCGGTTGTGGTCAGATGAAGCGCACGTAGCCGGCACCAAACAAAAGACGCTCTGCAGCAATCCAGTTTAGGGTTTCTTTTTCCCCCGGTGGTGTGACATTGGTTGTGTCCCGGTGCTTAGAAGTCTGTAACTGTCAGAACTGCACAAGGAGGGTGTGGATATTTACTAGTagtcagttcttttttttactgaacttCTTTGGAAGTCCAACGTATAACTCGCTCACTTGATGACAGTTGTGGCGATGGCGCTAATGTTTTTCCATAGTGCAGACTCGCCTTCGTCCCAATCTTTTTTGTAAGTGCGTTTTAGGGCGTGATCACCTTCTGTGGTTTTAATGTTTAtggttttggttttcatttccgTCTGCTTCTGTTTGTCGTGTGCGTCCATCCAAGCCTTCCCAGGGTGGTGCGtacttaaattaaatgtaaattttttacttaaaataaaattttaattaaaaaattaaacaaggacAACAGAGAAAAGCAAGCACGATTGCTTATCAAGCGAGCAGGAAGGTTATATATTTGAAAAGGAGTTACTcgttttttgttaaatgttttgttaaatgcagtttttgatAGTTGTGTCATACGTTAAACTGGGTGACCTTGTCCAGCCATTTGATATTATTCTGTAAAGCATGCGTATAGCTGTTTATGCCTGTTTGATGGGAAcctgtaatattttaaatattattccaGCTATGGAATCAGTGCCATATGttgactttttttgtcttgtttttttttttgttgttgttttttttcttcttaggTCAAAGGTTATAGACCAGACGCCTCTGCTGCAAAATCCCAGTGATACCGAAGCCAAGGCAGAGGGGAAGAAGGCCCAGTCTAGCCAGGTTCGCGCTGCAGAAATAATTACTCCCCACATTCACACTTTTAATTAAGGTGTTCTGTGCAAAGAAAGATCACTGGCATTGGTCTCACAGGTcctggttggggggggcgggggggtaggcTCTGTTGGGAAATGGGTTGCGGTTTGGGTTTAGGTTTGGGGGGTGGTTAACAGACCCAAGCAGGCTTTACCGAATTTCAGATTAGCACGAGGTCAGCACCCATTTTAGACCTCTGGGGTGATTTGTCCTAAATGTGGTCTTCGGGAAATCACCTGACAGCCCTGTGCATAGAAATTTGGGCCTAGGGGGCGTGGGtggtggcggggcgggggggggggggggggtgtgtgcgtaCGTTTGAGTTTTCCTCTTAACATCAAGAGTGAAGCCTCAATCAACCATCCCTGGGACTCTGCAATCGCTGCTCTTAGTTtagtgcagctgtctgagtgcGTGAGCATGTACTGAAGTGATGTACTCAGTGTACCGAAGACACTGAGGAGCTTGGACAAGCCCTGAGATTTCCACAGATGTTTACCAAACCCTTTGAACCCCTCTAATGAATCGAATCTGACAGCGTAAATTGCCCCCTTTGCCCCAGTCATTTACGGAGGGGTTTTTCTCCTTACAGTCCAAGACGAATGGCCAGTACCACAAGCTTTTCAAGGAGATCAGCAAAGAGGAACTGCTGAAACAGAGTAAGTTCAAggattaaaaaattttttttttttaaagctaaccAGGGGCGCATGTGCCGAGCTGCTTCTCCAGATTATTGAGCGGTTTCTGTTTTGCCTTCCTTCTGCGCTGAGAGTGTTTTCACGGTCAAAGGAAGGCCGGATTGAAAGACTGTCTTGATGCAACGTGGCAGAACTCGGAGTAATTGCCACCAACACAAAGATGACAATGTCACTTCACAGCTCATGATTCTCATTGCAGAGGCACTGGATCACTATTAAACAGGGTGCTACTGTGAAAAcctcttgtttaaaaaaaaaaaaaaaaaaaaagaaatgtaatggaagccattttgcaGTAGTTTCCATCACGACAGTGTTGTGTTTCGTATGTTGTGTGCAGACGCCAAACGGGCGGCTTTGCTTCGCTCATGATTGACTTTGGGGGGAAATGTGCTGAATGGCCAGGATGACTGTGTTTCCAGGGTAAACACTGATTTGCGGGCCGGAGAATCCCTGACCTCAGCGACTCTGTCCTAAATCCCACGTCTGCCCCTAGGTTACACGTGCGCCTTGCAGAAGGACATGCTTTTTCACGGAAAGCTGTACGTCTCCGACAACTGGATCTGTTTCCATTCCAAAGTCTTCGGAAGGGGTATAAAGGTACGGCTTTGCAGCGGCTCAAAAGAATGCCCGGTCGTTTCCGGAATTATTTGGCAGCGATTTTAATGAAAGGCCACAGTTTAATACCCTGAGATGACTTCCTtgttttgtccccccccccccccaaacagattGTGATTCCCGTGCTGTCTGTGACCCtgattaaaaaaaccaaaacggCCATTTTGGTGCCAAACGCTCTGGTGATCGCCACAGCGGACGAGCGGGTAAGCGGCCCATTCGTTCGATCGTTCGTTTGGtcgattgtttgtttgttcgtttggtcgtttgttcgtttgttcgtttgttcgtttgttcgtttgttcgtttgtttgtttggtcgtttgtttgtttgttcgatCGTTCgatcgtttgtttgtttgtttgtttgtttgtttgtttgtttgtttgttcgtttggtcgtttgttcgtttgtttgtttgtttgttcacagTAACCTCGCCTGCGTTTCTGACCCAGGGTTGTTTTGAACGTGTGTGTCCGCAGCACGTGTTCGTGTCCTTCCTGTCCCGGGACACCACCTACAAGTTCCTGAAATCCATCTGCCCTCACCTGGAGGTAGGTGTCCTCTCGCGTCCTCTGCTCACCCACACTCCTCTGGCCTTCTTTGACATCTGAGGGAGGCTGACCTGTGAACATCGCCTTTTTAAACCTGAGTGgggtcttattttatttatctgtctgtcGCTGTGCTCCACTAGTCTATCGCTGTTCGCTAAACCTGCATTTTGagttgatgggggggggggaggaagatggtgggggaggggagatggTGGTTACGTGCTGCTGACTGGCTGTTTGCTGCCAAGCTGTGGACTGGGAATCCTTGTTCCTAGACTCACTCTTAGATTCTTATCTCAAAACGTGCTTGTGATAAATCGGTTCAGGCGGTTGCGCAACCCTCTCTAATTTTACTGGAGAAATTCACCAGAGGGTGTTCAGGTGTGCTGAGTCGGCactgttcattattattattattattatttttcatttcccttATTAAACCCTGGTCTTGGAGGGCTCTGTGGATCCACTGGTTTTTGCTGTTAGTCAGCACTCAGTtaatcagttaaagcagttcaTGGCAGTTAACTCCGttaactcacttcacctggACACTTGGGCctgaactgggtgctgattttaaggtgaaaacaaaaagagtttgtggctctccaggaccaggactgctGACCCTTCCGTAGGGTTTTACAaatttaatgtgattttattttacctgtCATCTCACTGTGGGATTTTGGCTACATTTACCGTTTAATACTTCAGATCGCGTTTTATACCTCAGACAGACAGCTCGTTGTTCCAAAGCTGAGCGTAAGAAATCTTGTTTCTGGATATTCCAGGCGGAGAAGAAGATGGGACACGATTCGAAGCCGTCCTCCACAGAGAGCAGCTTCAGATCGGAACGGCCAGCGTCCCTGCAGCTGGTCAgtactgccccccaccctcccccaaatCACACCCCCCTTCTGCTCCGTATGTGCGCATAGAGAGGCTCTTCTACTAGACTCTTTCCTGAAACGGCTGTCTGTACCTCCTCTGAAATTAGAAGGGGGGGGAagcttttttgtatttctgtgggTCTGTCTGAGCTGAGGGGCCGTTGCCGGGTGACAGTGTTTATCAGTCAGCAGGGTGTCCCcgccccatctccctctctagcgccccctggctgccaagcctgtgtgtttgtgcggtaACCATGGTGCTGTAGACTAGTGGCGGGTTACAGCACGCCTTCCTGTGGGTCTGTAGGGGAGTGTACACTGCCCAAAACTGGTGGAGGAACACTGAGGCCTCGGGACAGGCCCACGGCCGATTGGGGACTCCAGACTAGGGGGGCgggtgtaaaaatgtgtttgtgttgtgaggTTAAGGCCTGGTGTGGGCCTATGCTTGCGGCTGTgggacacagcgccccctgtgggccAGTAAGAGCATCTCCCTCCGGTCTCCGCAGGACTTCTCAGCGGGTTTCTCGGACCTGGACGGggtggtgaggaagaggaggcagaaGCTGTCGGAGAGCAGCAGCTCCGGGTCCCAAACCCCCGATTACGAAAAACCTGCGGGTGAGCATCCCGTACGCGTGTGTGGGCTCAGAGCCCCCGTAAATAAACACACTGATCTCTCCgcacttcccctctctctctctctccacctttcACTTACCCGGAGACGTTAGTTTGGGAAAGCAAACGGTTCGGTGTGCTCAGTAATGGCCGAGCTGAGGACTACCGTGACGAGGCGGAAACCCGATAACATGGAACTACGTTAGCGTTGCTCCGTGTTTTCATTCCA is a window from the Anguilla rostrata isolate EN2019 chromosome 14, ASM1855537v3, whole genome shotgun sequence genome containing:
- the LOC135239267 gene encoding GRAM domain-containing protein 2B-like isoform X1, with amino-acid sequence MVLITEPSTSFLTPQTTPEEVKSIKFAKKDVKTTQSNSDPENGGEDRAKRNGKPGTDPLPAPDTESDAPEVRRKPSLKRSKVIDQTPLLQNPSDTEAKAEGKKAQSSQSKTNGQYHKLFKEISKEELLKQSYTCALQKDMLFHGKLYVSDNWICFHSKVFGRGIKIVIPVLSVTLIKKTKTAILVPNALVIATADERHVFVSFLSRDTTYKFLKSICPHLEAEKKMGHDSKPSSTESSFRSERPASLQLDFSAGFSDLDGVVRKRRQKLSESSSSGSQTPDYEKPAEFPPLPQKYVKAPKKGEVAVHADVHLQKGADPKHGPHRNGHVKPTAEPQRGTPPQPGALNSLLLLYLLLVCVLVLSSCYMAFKIMSLEERLSALGSLAEYPLNENGLHYRDQLDVGNAEIYGELSTNLLKLEKVQKNLRKLLEET
- the LOC135239267 gene encoding GRAM domain-containing protein 2B-like isoform X3, which gives rise to MVLITEPSTSFLTPQTTPEEVKSIKFAKKDVKTTQSNSDPENGGEDRAKRNGKPGTDPLPAPDTESDAPEVRRKPSLKRSKVIDQTPLLQNPSDTEAKAEGKKAQSSQSKTNGQYHKLFKEISKEELLKQSYTCALQKDMLFHGKLYVSDNWICFHSKVFGRGIKIVIPVLSVTLIKKTKTAILVPNALVIATADERHVFVSFLSRDTTYKFLKSICPHLEAEKKMGHDSKPSSTESSFRSERPASLQLDFSAGFSDLDGVVRKRRQKLSESSSSGSQTPDYEKPAGHVKPTAEPQRGTPPQPGALNSLLLLYLLLVCVLVLSSCYMAFKIMSLEERLSALGSLAEYPLNENGLHYRDQLDVGNAEIYGELSTNLLKLEKVQKNLRKLLEET
- the LOC135239267 gene encoding GRAM domain-containing protein 2B-like isoform X2, with amino-acid sequence MVLITEPSTSFLTPQTTPEEVKSIKFAKKDVKTTQSNSDPENGGEDRAKRNGKPGTDPLPAPDTESDAPEVRRKPSLKRSKVIDQTPLLQNPSDTEAKAEGKKAQSSQSKTNGQYHKLFKEISKEELLKQSYTCALQKDMLFHGKLYVSDNWICFHSKVFGRGIKIVIPVLSVTLIKKTKTAILVPNALVIATADERHVFVSFLSRDTTYKFLKSICPHLEVGKMGHDSKPSSTESSFRSERPASLQLDFSAGFSDLDGVVRKRRQKLSESSSSGSQTPDYEKPAEFPPLPQKYVKAPKKGEVAVHADVHLQKGADPKHGPHRNGHVKPTAEPQRGTPPQPGALNSLLLLYLLLVCVLVLSSCYMAFKIMSLEERLSALGSLAEYPLNENGLHYRDQLDVGNAEIYGELSTNLLKLEKVQKNLRKLLEET
- the LOC135239267 gene encoding GRAM domain-containing protein 2B-like isoform X4, whose amino-acid sequence is MTVVAMALMFFHSADSPSSQSFLSKVIDQTPLLQNPSDTEAKAEGKKAQSSQSKTNGQYHKLFKEISKEELLKQSYTCALQKDMLFHGKLYVSDNWICFHSKVFGRGIKIVIPVLSVTLIKKTKTAILVPNALVIATADERHVFVSFLSRDTTYKFLKSICPHLEAEKKMGHDSKPSSTESSFRSERPASLQLDFSAGFSDLDGVVRKRRQKLSESSSSGSQTPDYEKPAEFPPLPQKYVKAPKKGEVAVHADVHLQKGADPKHGPHRNGHVKPTAEPQRGTPPQPGALNSLLLLYLLLVCVLVLSSCYMAFKIMSLEERLSALGSLAEYPLNENGLHYRDQLDVGNAEIYGELSTNLLKLEKVQKNLRKLLEET